From a region of the Acinetobacter larvae genome:
- a CDS encoding DUF3325 domain-containing protein has translation MSIELMNILTALSCMYLAMMAFNLAMERNAKLTLKQPLSAQWSRMSYGLAWLLLAGSIFASVAAWGLAVGLTASCGLATMMVGAIIFIQSYRPRWVWYIAQITVIFALGLQLFRIFT, from the coding sequence ATGAGTATTGAGCTGATGAATATATTGACTGCCCTCAGTTGTATGTATCTAGCGATGATGGCATTTAATTTGGCCATGGAACGTAATGCCAAACTGACCCTAAAACAGCCACTGTCTGCTCAATGGTCTCGTATGAGCTATGGTCTAGCATGGCTGCTTTTGGCTGGGTCAATCTTTGCAAGCGTTGCCGCATGGGGGCTTGCCGTTGGTTTAACTGCGAGTTGCGGTCTAGCGACCATGATGGTCGGCGCTATTATTTTTATACAGTCTTATCGACCACGTTGGGTGTGGTATATCGCCCAGATCACGGTTATTTTTGCCTTAGGGCTTCAGTTATTTAGAATTTTTACATAG
- a CDS encoding PepSY-associated TM helix domain-containing protein — MKEGFRQCMAWLHTWTGLVVGWVLFFVFLTGTAGYVQVELTRWMQPERALLSNDIPSVEQQLSKAYQFLQTDPQAQQAERWGISIMSKHRGQDEFAVNWSMPAEEGQRYGRYQQQALDLQTGQALADQVKARETGGGFTLYRMHYALHYLPYDWAIRIVGICTMFMFVAIITGVITHKKIFKDFFTFRPAKGQRSWLDVHNVLSVIALPFYIMITYSGLIFFLNAYMPLGMPMVYGFGDQGRDRYYAELYQSNRYSSQQNQQKIQPLGQSAKQFVEIMPILQQVQQQWGPQQISSINLYPSKSNDPAKIEFYKINTDKVARSRDSLQFNLTTGQQIQEGQSNQDRAAMQFGSTVLGLHEGSFAAPLLRVLYVITGLLGTAMIATGLVLWTVKRRPKQIKAGKMTFGHALVERLNIALVAGLPLAIAVYFWANRLIPANFAERAAWEVHSMYICLLLCFIYALCRPIVRAWLEILCLAAVAYLFLPILNVLTSARHLGVTLAHGDYALASVDIGFFLFGLLLAWATYAVWRKRAVILQKPQPKKRVPAAKNVVSSKTSEDES; from the coding sequence ATGAAGGAAGGATTTCGCCAATGTATGGCATGGTTGCATACTTGGACTGGCTTGGTGGTCGGTTGGGTACTATTTTTTGTATTTTTAACGGGTACTGCAGGTTATGTGCAAGTTGAACTGACACGTTGGATGCAGCCAGAACGTGCTTTGCTCAGTAATGATATTCCCAGTGTTGAACAACAGTTGAGCAAGGCCTATCAGTTTTTGCAAACTGATCCGCAAGCACAACAGGCTGAACGCTGGGGCATCAGTATCATGAGCAAGCATCGTGGTCAGGATGAGTTTGCGGTGAACTGGTCGATGCCTGCGGAAGAGGGGCAGCGCTATGGGCGTTATCAACAACAAGCTTTAGATCTACAGACTGGACAGGCTTTAGCCGACCAAGTCAAAGCCCGAGAAACAGGCGGCGGCTTTACTTTGTATCGGATGCATTATGCACTGCATTATTTACCCTATGATTGGGCGATCCGCATTGTAGGCATATGTACCATGTTTATGTTTGTGGCGATTATCACTGGCGTGATTACCCACAAAAAAATCTTCAAAGATTTCTTTACATTTAGACCCGCAAAAGGGCAACGCTCATGGCTAGATGTGCACAATGTGTTGAGTGTCATTGCCTTACCTTTTTATATCATGATCACTTATAGTGGTTTGATCTTCTTCTTGAATGCCTATATGCCACTGGGCATGCCAATGGTCTATGGCTTTGGTGATCAAGGGCGTGATCGTTATTATGCTGAGTTGTATCAGAGCAATCGTTATAGTTCTCAGCAAAACCAGCAGAAAATTCAGCCCTTGGGACAGAGTGCTAAACAGTTTGTGGAAATCATGCCGATTTTGCAGCAAGTGCAGCAGCAATGGGGGCCACAGCAAATCAGCAGTATCAATCTTTATCCGAGCAAATCGAATGATCCGGCCAAAATTGAGTTTTATAAGATCAATACGGACAAGGTTGCTCGTAGTCGGGATTCGTTACAGTTCAATTTAACGACGGGACAACAGATTCAAGAAGGTCAATCTAATCAAGATCGTGCTGCGATGCAATTCGGTAGTACAGTCTTGGGTTTACATGAAGGAAGCTTTGCTGCACCCTTGCTGCGTGTGTTGTATGTCATTACAGGTTTGTTGGGTACAGCCATGATTGCAACGGGCTTGGTGCTCTGGACGGTGAAGCGTCGTCCAAAACAAATTAAGGCTGGCAAAATGACTTTTGGTCATGCTTTGGTCGAACGCCTCAATATTGCTTTAGTTGCTGGTTTACCCTTGGCAATTGCCGTATATTTCTGGGCTAATCGTCTGATTCCTGCAAACTTTGCCGAGCGTGCTGCGTGGGAAGTACACAGCATGTATATCTGCTTATTGTTGTGCTTTATCTATGCGCTATGTCGACCAATCGTGCGTGCTTGGTTGGAAATTTTGTGCCTGGCGGCAGTGGCATATTTATTCTTGCCGATTTTGAACGTATTGACCTCAGCGCGACATTTAGGCGTTACCTTAGCACATGGCGATTATGCGCTGGCCAGTGTTGATATCGGCTTTTTCTTGTTCGGTTTGTTATTGGCTTGGGCGACATACGCCGTTTGGCGCAAACGTGCTGTTATTTTACAAAAACCGCAACCGAAAAAACGCGTGCCTGCAGCAAAAAATGTTGTTAGTTCAAAGACCTCTGAGGATGAATCATGA
- a CDS encoding sigma-70 family RNA polymerase sigma factor — protein MNIDVDKQLWFSQIYQTHQSNLLAWFKHKLQQHHQSEDLSQEVFYRALKSDYHFQLIKEPRAWLMGIAKHVIIDHWRRQHIERLYLEALAQLPEQFYPSVEHELCIRETLYQVHLVLEKIPQRAARVFLLSQLDGLSYKEIAAQLTISEATVKRDMKQAFLACISLYNEA, from the coding sequence ATGAATATCGATGTTGATAAGCAACTTTGGTTCAGTCAAATTTATCAAACACATCAGAGTAACTTACTGGCGTGGTTTAAACACAAATTACAGCAACACCATCAATCTGAAGACCTAAGCCAAGAGGTTTTTTATCGGGCGCTCAAAAGTGACTATCATTTTCAGTTGATCAAAGAGCCACGTGCATGGCTGATGGGCATTGCAAAACATGTGATTATTGACCATTGGCGCCGTCAGCATATCGAGCGCTTATATCTAGAAGCCTTAGCACAGCTTCCTGAGCAATTCTATCCTTCGGTTGAGCATGAACTGTGTATTCGAGAAACACTCTATCAAGTACATCTGGTGTTAGAAAAAATCCCCCAGCGGGCTGCACGGGTATTTTTATTGTCGCAATTGGATGGGCTCAGTTATAAAGAGATCGCCGCACAATTGACCATTTCAGAGGCAACGGTCAAAAGAGATATGAAACAAGCTTTCTTAGCCTGCATAAGTCTTTATAATGAAGCGTAA
- a CDS encoding FecR family protein: MPNNSALPTQILEQAADWMVLLHAGDLSEQQYQQFLNWQAADPRHAQAIQYIEKMTAGLAQLPAHFQPEQLLEAKHSFHQIKKNIVFGLAGLCLLGGTLYLIPWDKWQADQYSAVGEIKRINLADGSQLILASNSYINIHFDQQQRQIELISGEIYIQTAKDPQHRPFVVRTDHGDVTALGTQFTVRQDDRAVQSQVHVYQHAVAIQPKQQPHSQRIGAGQYAQYDEHHVSTVRQLKNQQPYWTQQLLVVEHWPLDKVLTELYRYKKGTYLLDPRLAKIPVSGVFSLKDIEQSLEVLAYQENLSLNFYSPYLLRVQQK, translated from the coding sequence ATGCCGAACAACTCAGCCCTTCCTACGCAAATCTTAGAACAAGCTGCAGATTGGATGGTGCTGTTGCACGCTGGAGATTTGAGCGAACAGCAATACCAGCAGTTTCTAAACTGGCAAGCGGCTGACCCACGCCATGCTCAAGCGATTCAGTATATTGAAAAAATGACTGCTGGTCTCGCACAACTTCCCGCACATTTTCAACCTGAGCAACTGCTAGAAGCCAAACATAGTTTTCATCAAATCAAGAAAAATATCGTATTCGGTCTTGCTGGGCTCTGTCTACTCGGTGGCACACTCTACCTCATACCTTGGGATAAATGGCAGGCAGATCAATATAGTGCGGTGGGGGAAATTAAAAGAATAAACTTAGCGGATGGTTCACAACTGATTTTGGCGAGTAACAGTTATATCAATATTCACTTTGACCAACAACAACGGCAAATTGAACTCATCTCTGGTGAAATTTACATCCAAACAGCCAAAGATCCACAACATCGCCCCTTTGTGGTCCGTACAGATCATGGTGATGTCACCGCACTCGGCACCCAATTTACAGTAAGACAAGATGATCGTGCCGTACAAAGTCAAGTCCATGTTTATCAGCATGCTGTGGCGATTCAACCCAAGCAACAACCGCACAGTCAGCGCATTGGCGCCGGACAATACGCACAATATGATGAACATCATGTCTCTACAGTACGTCAACTAAAAAACCAGCAACCTTATTGGACACAGCAATTGTTGGTGGTAGAACATTGGCCTTTAGACAAAGTACTCACCGAGCTCTATCGCTATAAGAAAGGCACGTATCTGCTTGATCCACGCTTGGCAAAAATACCTGTATCGGGGGTATTCTCCCTCAAAGATATTGAACAAAGTCTGGAAGTACTCGCCTATCAGGAAAACCTAAGCTTAAACTTCTATAGCCCCTATTTGTTACGTGTCCAACAAAAATGA
- a CDS encoding TonB-dependent siderophore receptor: MKQRQNTTTLAIAIRAVLSGLPLAMLCITTNASYAATVQTISISNSTLDKALQQLAIQTGSTLSYDANRLAKLQSPQLQGQYSVEQALQLLLEPHQLRWVRLNNGGYSIQPIPNHANQIVQLETINLTAQQKNAAQSNAVTTDSDVAALPTITLSARSALTTEGTGLYTAQATTASNGLALSLKQTPQLVSVLTRQQMEDQNISLLTEVASQTAGLSLNQVGTAGTDSSHIYARGKKVDNYLLDGVKLLNSYSSIFQSQDMALFDRVEVVRGANGLMTGAGSASASMNMVRKKPFEDLKASVTLSAGSWDKYRSEVDVSSPLNAEGTVRGRMVLAYQTANSYIDRADEERKIAYAVVEADLTPQTKASLGASFQQIYLHGIASRGLPSYYQDGALIDWSRSRSAAADWTYSDRSTTAYFADIEHHFNERWSLKGVVSRTITDSDEVVGYAYNTDGVERETGKGVIMYATRWVYKPTQDLFNLTLNGSFDLWNQSHDIVMGTTYSKSESQRPSYSGWNNNFTWDSHIDDIFSWDGRRPARPETMISGWYGTNEHNLSAFSTVRFKIIDPLAVILGARVENWDRKISSYDQKTDQLDIKKLKETGKVTPYFGITYDLTDHWTAYASYTNIFAPQNYKNEAGDYLDPLLGNSTELGIKGEFFDNQLNIGAAIYQTKEDNLAVAITDVKAPDGSQAYRAESGSKSRGFEVEATGKISNAWQISSSFSRNLSEDNKGDSLNSQIPKNTAKLFSTYQLPYFDDALTIGAGVRWQSQIYNDNQGPFKTRFTQGSYALVDLMARYKVSDSLVLNLNVNNLFNEKYYLTAGNSYYGAPTNFNVALKYNW, encoded by the coding sequence ATGAAACAACGTCAAAACACAACAACATTAGCCATTGCGATTCGTGCGGTCTTATCGGGTCTACCGCTTGCAATGCTCTGTATCACAACAAATGCCAGTTATGCGGCAACTGTACAAACTATTTCTATCAGCAACAGCACTTTAGATAAAGCCTTACAACAATTAGCGATTCAGACCGGTAGCACACTGAGTTATGATGCAAACCGTTTGGCTAAATTGCAGAGCCCCCAGCTACAAGGGCAATATTCTGTTGAACAAGCGCTGCAGCTTCTCTTAGAACCGCATCAATTACGTTGGGTACGGCTCAATAATGGCGGTTATAGCATTCAGCCCATACCAAACCATGCCAATCAAATCGTACAACTTGAAACCATCAACCTAACAGCTCAGCAAAAAAATGCAGCGCAATCCAATGCAGTAACGACTGACAGTGATGTTGCGGCACTGCCAACCATTACCTTGTCTGCCCGCTCTGCCCTCACCACCGAAGGTACTGGGCTTTATACCGCACAAGCAACCACAGCATCCAATGGTCTAGCCCTCAGCCTGAAGCAAACACCGCAATTGGTCAGTGTTTTGACACGACAACAAATGGAAGATCAGAACATTAGTTTACTTACCGAAGTCGCCAGTCAAACGGCTGGGCTGTCTTTAAACCAAGTGGGTACTGCAGGTACTGACAGCTCCCATATCTATGCGCGTGGGAAAAAAGTAGATAACTATCTATTAGATGGTGTCAAACTCTTAAACTCTTATAGCAGCATTTTCCAAAGTCAGGACATGGCATTATTTGACCGTGTAGAAGTCGTGCGTGGTGCAAATGGCTTAATGACAGGTGCAGGTTCAGCCAGTGCCAGTATGAACATGGTGCGTAAAAAACCTTTTGAAGATTTAAAAGCATCCGTCACGCTAAGTGCTGGTTCATGGGATAAATACCGCAGTGAAGTTGATGTATCTAGCCCACTCAATGCCGAGGGGACGGTGCGTGGGCGCATGGTACTCGCCTATCAAACAGCTAATTCCTATATCGACCGCGCTGATGAAGAACGTAAAATTGCTTATGCTGTGGTTGAAGCAGACTTGACACCACAAACCAAAGCCAGTTTAGGTGCTAGTTTTCAGCAGATTTATTTACATGGTATCGCCAGTCGTGGGCTACCTTCGTATTATCAAGATGGTGCTTTAATTGACTGGTCACGTTCCCGTTCTGCCGCAGCAGACTGGACCTATTCAGATCGCAGTACCACCGCCTACTTCGCCGATATCGAACATCACTTCAATGAACGCTGGAGCTTAAAAGGTGTGGTATCGCGTACTATTACCGATTCAGATGAAGTGGTTGGTTATGCCTACAACACAGATGGCGTAGAACGTGAAACCGGTAAAGGCGTAATCATGTACGCGACACGTTGGGTGTATAAACCCACACAAGATTTATTTAACCTCACCTTAAATGGCTCTTTTGATCTTTGGAATCAAAGCCATGATATCGTTATGGGCACAACTTATAGTAAAAGTGAAAGTCAGCGCCCAAGTTATAGTGGCTGGAATAATAATTTCACTTGGGACAGCCACATTGATGATATCTTTAGCTGGGATGGTCGCCGTCCAGCTCGTCCAGAAACCATGATCAGTGGTTGGTATGGTACCAATGAACATAATTTATCGGCCTTTAGTACGGTACGCTTTAAAATTATTGACCCATTGGCCGTTATTTTAGGTGCACGTGTTGAAAACTGGGATCGTAAAATCTCAAGTTATGATCAGAAGACCGATCAACTTGACATCAAAAAACTCAAAGAAACCGGTAAAGTGACGCCCTATTTTGGCATCACCTATGATCTCACAGATCATTGGACTGCATATGCCAGCTATACCAATATTTTTGCGCCACAAAACTATAAAAATGAAGCTGGCGACTATTTAGATCCATTGCTGGGTAACAGTACCGAACTGGGGATCAAAGGTGAGTTTTTTGATAATCAACTCAATATTGGTGCAGCAATCTATCAGACTAAAGAAGACAACTTGGCCGTTGCGATCACGGATGTCAAAGCACCAGACGGTTCACAAGCTTATCGTGCAGAATCTGGTAGTAAAAGTCGCGGTTTTGAAGTTGAAGCCACAGGAAAAATCAGTAATGCATGGCAAATTTCCAGCAGTTTTAGTCGTAATCTTAGCGAAGATAATAAAGGTGACTCACTCAATAGCCAGATTCCTAAAAATACTGCCAAGTTATTTAGTACCTACCAATTGCCATACTTTGACGATGCATTAACCATTGGTGCTGGTGTACGCTGGCAAAGTCAAATCTATAATGACAATCAAGGACCATTTAAAACACGTTTTACCCAAGGCAGTTACGCGTTGGTCGACCTCATGGCGCGTTATAAAGTCTCAGACAGTTTAGTCCTTAACCTTAATGTCAATAATCTGTTCAATGAAAAATATTATCTCACAGCTGGCAATAGCTATTATGGCGCTCCGACCAATTTTAATGTTGCATTAAAATATAACTGGTAA
- a CDS encoding siderophore-interacting protein produces the protein MSANFQSTFIQVKEKIYLSPNYVRIIFHCEDVHQFSQTTIGDNNKLFIPDATQSQIELPQFDFEQRKWRVEHPECMPHIRTYTHRAIDLLENTLTIEFAMHGTDTLTCRWVDQAQVGDQIGITMGKQPRELVPAALSHYLIITDPTGLAVTQAILESLDHHAKAYVIAETPSDADRIPLQSKAELKTIWLNNDNPLQHSLLADCLTQHPELIQLPAPRFAHITAELQAVRACRNILRQHSDWSKQDCYACAYWQIGKKDSERLSKRVDD, from the coding sequence ATGAGCGCGAACTTTCAAAGTACTTTTATTCAAGTTAAAGAGAAAATTTACCTCAGCCCCAATTATGTTCGAATCATCTTTCATTGCGAAGATGTGCACCAGTTTAGTCAAACTACAATTGGCGATAATAACAAACTCTTTATTCCCGATGCGACACAATCACAGATTGAATTACCTCAATTTGACTTTGAGCAACGCAAATGGAGAGTAGAGCATCCAGAATGCATGCCACATATCCGAACCTATACCCACCGTGCAATAGACTTGCTCGAAAACACCTTAACCATAGAGTTCGCCATGCATGGCACAGATACGCTAACTTGTCGATGGGTTGATCAAGCTCAAGTTGGCGATCAGATTGGCATTACCATGGGAAAACAGCCTAGAGAATTGGTCCCCGCAGCTTTATCACATTATTTAATCATTACTGACCCAACAGGTCTTGCTGTCACACAAGCCATTTTAGAAAGTCTAGATCATCATGCTAAAGCTTATGTGATTGCAGAAACGCCCAGCGATGCAGATCGCATCCCATTGCAAAGTAAAGCTGAGCTCAAAACAATCTGGTTAAATAATGACAATCCATTACAACATAGTTTATTAGCAGATTGCCTAACGCAACATCCAGAGCTTATTCAATTGCCTGCTCCGCGCTTTGCACATATTACAGCCGAATTACAAGCCGTGCGCGCGTGCCGAAATATTTTACGTCAGCACAGTGACTGGAGTAAACAAGACTGCTATGCCTGTGCTTATTGGCAAATTGGTAAAAAAGACAGTGAACGTTTATCTAAACGCGTTGATGATTAA
- a CDS encoding transposase family protein encodes MRYKDVKKLPDDKFRRLTGISWSTFNLMMDELRVQLPVNTGKGRPPKLPLEDRLLLCLEYWREYRTLFHVGMNYGVSETSALRTTRKIEDILIKSGKFSLPKQMPDREEANWDVVVVDATEIFVQRPKKTEKMV; translated from the coding sequence ATGAGATATAAAGACGTTAAAAAGTTACCTGATGATAAGTTTCGCAGACTTACAGGCATTAGTTGGTCCACATTTAATTTAATGATGGATGAATTAAGAGTTCAATTACCAGTCAATACTGGCAAGGGTCGCCCTCCAAAATTGCCCTTAGAAGACCGTCTTCTCTTGTGTTTAGAGTATTGGCGGGAATATAGAACGCTATTCCATGTCGGCATGAATTATGGTGTTTCAGAAACCAGTGCACTCCGAACCACCCGTAAGATTGAAGATATTCTGATTAAATCAGGGAAATTTAGTCTACCCAAACAAATGCCTGATCGAGAAGAAGCTAATTGGGATGTTGTTGTCGTTGACGCAACAGAGATTTTCGTGCAACGTCCAAAAAAAACAGAAAAAATGGTATAG
- a CDS encoding transposase family protein translates to MLLSLTQQRFSCNVQKKQKKWYSGKKKRHTIKFQVSMHYMTGKILSVCCDKGRVHDFKIFNKSIKYLKFKPFFIVDKGYLGIEKLGFGCLVPFKAKRGCALDKQLKKFNKEISRRRIGIEHVFGRMKIFKILSCVYRNRRKRINLRFNLLAGIYNLEWAGDQKDGCLKND, encoded by the coding sequence ATGTTGTTGTCGTTGACGCAACAGAGATTTTCGTGCAACGTCCAAAAAAAACAGAAAAAATGGTATAGCGGCAAAAAGAAACGTCACACGATTAAATTTCAAGTTTCAATGCACTATATGACCGGTAAAATACTGAGTGTTTGTTGCGATAAAGGTAGAGTTCATGATTTTAAGATATTTAATAAAAGTATTAAATATCTTAAATTTAAACCATTTTTTATAGTTGACAAGGGCTATTTAGGTATAGAAAAACTTGGATTTGGTTGCTTGGTTCCTTTTAAGGCTAAAAGAGGGTGTGCTCTAGATAAGCAGCTGAAAAAATTCAATAAAGAAATCAGCCGTAGACGAATTGGTATTGAGCATGTTTTTGGAAGAATGAAAATCTTTAAAATCTTATCCTGTGTGTACAGAAATCGGCGAAAAAGAATAAATTTAAGATTCAATTTATTAGCAGGTATATATAACCTTGAGTGGGCGGGAGATCAAAAAGATGGCTGTTTAAAAAATGATTAA
- a CDS encoding IS3 family transposase (programmed frameshift), which produces MARRPRRNHSDDFKAKVALAAIKGEKTLAELSADFDIHQNQIIDWKNQLIAASAQAFANPKKDTEPQVDLKKLHAKIGEQALEIGFFRKCVEETGPLQPQKLIDDSQQLSVTRQAKLLKVSRGSYYYRPKPTSDSDLKLMRRIDELHLMYPFAGSRMMRDLLRGEGHHIGRRHTRTLMKKMGIRVLYRKPNLSKPNKAHRKYPYLLRGLEITHSNQVWATDITYIPMAKGFVYLCAILDWHSRKVLAHRVSISMGSDFCIEALNEVIQKYGAPEIFNTDQGSQFTSDAFISVLTTHEIKISMDGKGRWIDNVMVERLWRSVKYEEVYLKAYSNVADARCQLKLYIDFYNHKRPHSSLDKLTPNEFYYNQLPKQKQVA; this is translated from the exons ATGGCGCGTAGACCAAGAAGAAATCATTCAGATGACTTTAAAGCAAAGGTAGCACTTGCTGCAATCAAAGGTGAAAAAACACTTGCTGAGCTAAGTGCTGACTTTGATATTCATCAGAACCAAATTATAGACTGGAAGAATCAACTCATCGCTGCGTCAGCACAAGCCTTTGCAAACCCTAAAAAGGACACAGAGCCGCAAGTCGATTTAAAAAAGCTACATGCTAAAATTGGTGAACAAGCTTTGGAAATTG GATTTTTTAGAAAGTGTGTTGAAGAAACTGGGCCGCTTCAACCACAAAAGTTAATAGACGATTCACAGCAGCTTTCAGTGACTAGGCAAGCCAAGTTACTGAAGGTCTCTCGTGGTAGCTATTACTACCGCCCTAAACCAACAAGCGATTCAGATTTAAAGCTGATGCGTCGTATTGATGAGTTACATCTCATGTACCCCTTTGCAGGGAGCCGAATGATGCGTGATCTATTGCGAGGAGAAGGTCATCATATTGGCCGACGTCATACTCGGACACTGATGAAAAAAATGGGGATACGTGTGCTGTATCGCAAGCCTAATTTGAGTAAGCCAAATAAGGCTCATCGAAAGTACCCTTATTTACTTAGGGGGCTTGAAATTACGCATAGCAATCAGGTCTGGGCAACCGACATCACCTATATCCCAATGGCGAAAGGATTTGTGTACTTATGCGCGATTTTAGACTGGCACAGTCGTAAAGTGTTGGCACATCGAGTATCGATTAGCATGGGGTCAGATTTTTGTATTGAGGCTTTAAATGAAGTTATTCAAAAATATGGTGCCCCAGAAATATTTAATACGGATCAAGGGAGTCAATTCACCAGTGATGCATTTATCAGTGTTCTTACAACACATGAGATTAAAATCAGTATGGATGGCAAAGGTCGTTGGATAGATAATGTCATGGTTGAACGCTTATGGCGAAGTGTTAAATATGAGGAGGTTTATCTCAAAGCGTACAGCAATGTTGCTGATGCAAGATGCCAATTAAAGCTGTACATTGATTTTTATAATCACAAACGACCTCATTCGAGTCTAGACAAATTAACACCGAATGAGTTTTACTATAACCAGTTACCTAAACAAAAACAGGTAGCTTAA
- a CDS encoding site-specific integrase, which translates to MTHRSLHDFHSQTNRLVVNSPIIFDVNSLVIPEGKSKVEYSVPYQQSLKVVVSKVSKTFMFRGVYQGKKISKVLGKYPDLTLDQAINIVLTFLAKMKQGINPIAELEHFENVATLSDFFYKTYLPLAKLNKKSWKDDISRFKNHIEPILGAIQLNKITAAMLSDLMLTVKGENRSNATVNRSRALLSSMFNLAFERELIDISPMSRVKKFVEQNHIERYLSEDELKRLMKVLANHAYYGIDNQIIVGIVEMLLLTGARKGEVLNLKWSDLDEVNHLWKLNENKSGKPRIIQLNSQAQQTIRKMSRKYPYVFANPATALPYNDIRKTFQNILQAAQIENFRIHDLRHNFASMAVNNGCDIYVVQHLLGHTSPTTTQRYAHLRQDTLRNASEMLAERINEARPNT; encoded by the coding sequence ATGACTCACCGAAGTCTCCATGATTTTCATTCACAAACTAATAGATTGGTTGTTAATAGCCCAATTATATTTGATGTGAATAGTCTTGTAATACCTGAAGGAAAATCTAAAGTCGAATACTCAGTTCCTTATCAACAATCCTTAAAAGTGGTTGTCTCTAAAGTCAGTAAAACATTTATGTTCAGAGGTGTTTATCAAGGAAAGAAAATCAGCAAGGTCCTTGGCAAATATCCTGATCTCACGTTAGATCAGGCGATTAATATTGTTCTAACATTTCTCGCGAAAATGAAGCAAGGCATTAATCCAATTGCAGAATTGGAGCATTTTGAAAATGTAGCGACATTAAGTGATTTCTTTTACAAAACTTACTTGCCTCTTGCCAAGCTCAACAAAAAGTCTTGGAAAGATGATATCTCAAGATTCAAAAATCATATTGAGCCCATCTTAGGTGCTATTCAGCTGAATAAAATCACCGCTGCAATGTTAAGTGACTTAATGTTGACGGTAAAAGGAGAAAATCGATCTAATGCCACAGTGAACCGTTCTAGAGCTCTACTCAGTAGCATGTTCAATCTCGCCTTTGAGCGTGAACTGATTGATATTAGCCCAATGAGTCGAGTAAAAAAATTTGTAGAGCAAAATCATATTGAGCGCTATTTATCTGAAGATGAACTCAAGCGCTTAATGAAGGTTCTTGCAAATCATGCCTACTATGGAATTGATAATCAAATCATTGTCGGCATTGTAGAAATGCTACTGCTAACAGGAGCACGTAAAGGTGAAGTGCTTAACTTAAAATGGAGTGATCTTGATGAGGTTAATCACCTTTGGAAACTCAATGAGAATAAGTCTGGTAAACCACGCATTATTCAGTTGAATAGCCAAGCACAGCAAACCATACGAAAGATGTCACGCAAATATCCGTATGTCTTTGCAAATCCAGCAACCGCTTTGCCATATAACGATATACGTAAAACTTTTCAAAATATTCTGCAAGCAGCACAAATTGAAAATTTTCGTATCCATGACCTTAGACATAACTTTGCCAGCATGGCTGTTAACAATGGTTGCGATATCTATGTTGTTCAGCATTTGCTAGGACATACTTCGCCGACAACCACACAACGTTATGCCCACCTACGTCAGGACACTCTACGTAATGCTTCAGAGATGTTAGCTGAACGTATCAACGAAGCTCGCCCTAATACCTAA